From Myxococcaceae bacterium JPH2, the proteins below share one genomic window:
- a CDS encoding GatB/YqeY domain-containing protein: MATLKERIDADLKDAMRSKNELTTSVLRMLKSSVKYKEVEPGASALDDAGVLQVIAGLIKQRRDSVEQFRAGGRPELAEKEEAEISVLQGYLPQQLSPDELIAAVQAAIAEVGAKGPKDMGAVMKNVNPKVQGRAEGRAISEAVKAQLAKLS; the protein is encoded by the coding sequence ATGGCCACCTTGAAAGAGCGCATCGACGCGGACCTGAAGGACGCGATGCGGTCCAAGAACGAACTGACCACCAGCGTGCTGCGGATGCTGAAGAGCTCCGTGAAGTACAAGGAAGTGGAGCCGGGTGCCTCGGCGCTCGACGACGCGGGCGTGCTCCAGGTCATCGCGGGCCTCATCAAGCAGCGCCGGGACTCCGTCGAGCAGTTCCGCGCCGGTGGCCGCCCCGAGCTGGCCGAGAAGGAAGAGGCGGAGATTTCCGTCCTCCAGGGCTACCTGCCCCAGCAGCTGTCCCCCGACGAGTTGATCGCCGCCGTCCAGGCCGCGATCGCCGAGGTGGGTGCGAAGGGCCCCAAGGACATGGGCGCCGTCATGAAGAACGTGAACCCCAAGGTCCAGGGTCGCGCCGAGGGCCGGGCCATCTCCGAGGCCGTCAAGGCGCAGCTCGCGAAGCTGTCCTGA
- a CDS encoding 30S ribosomal protein S21, giving the protein MPGIRVKEGESIESALKRFKKATEKAGILSEIRKREHYEKPSVKRKKKALAAKKRAVKKARKSY; this is encoded by the coding sequence ATGCCCGGTATTCGAGTCAAGGAAGGTGAGTCCATCGAGAGCGCCCTGAAGCGCTTCAAGAAGGCCACCGAGAAGGCCGGAATCCTCTCCGAGATCCGCAAGCGCGAGCACTACGAGAAGCCTTCCGTCAAGCGCAAGAAGAAGGCGCTCGCCGCCAAGAAGCGCGCCGTCAAGAAGGCCCGCAAGTCGTACTAA
- a CDS encoding HEAT repeat domain-containing protein produces MVLLAAGQQRGSTGAAACWVSCQRHVTDRTLRAQAYARCMTGGRVDSWLSVVGSQGEDRRVLASARTDPDWRVRWGAVKAEARSKGVTERRVLADWVVDTSPGSDLDACLTAARAAAEQGQSTADFLKEAGSRGPAAAARVWARRDAIREALELELYATDESVRPAALAHLGVFLSRSPARVVLEAMAGRPEAGDAAVAASLKAVATRRQTSVGQLLLNEARPADEARVNRLFAVYSQELDALRPQLTSADASVRRGALASLRIYGPLARKELEAALEDDDRRARELAARALADGSGGRVYLAKQLQAATTGEGARPWLEVLARDKGCAALLHDVASDKARPAAVRGEAVALLGECPETSRDIRKLGSYLSDRAPAVRAGAVRALASMPRSAEGAQAAARALEDPAPEVVAAALDAVADPRQSTHGDDAAELLGSEHPVVRAAAARALERIGRPPHVKALAECLREDPVVEVRVAAAQALTNIGGPLAVAALSAAVSHDADSHVQHVSREGLRRLGFTR; encoded by the coding sequence ATGGTGCTGCTGGCGGCCGGCCAGCAGCGTGGCAGCACGGGCGCCGCGGCCTGCTGGGTGTCCTGTCAGCGACATGTGACGGACCGCACGCTGCGAGCGCAGGCCTACGCGCGCTGCATGACGGGCGGGCGCGTGGACTCGTGGCTGTCTGTCGTCGGCTCGCAGGGCGAGGACCGCCGCGTGCTTGCGTCCGCGCGCACGGATCCGGATTGGCGCGTGCGCTGGGGCGCGGTGAAGGCAGAGGCGCGCAGCAAGGGTGTCACCGAGCGCCGCGTGCTGGCGGACTGGGTGGTGGACACCTCGCCTGGCTCGGATCTCGACGCGTGCCTCACCGCTGCGCGCGCCGCGGCCGAGCAGGGGCAATCCACCGCGGACTTCCTCAAGGAGGCGGGCTCGCGAGGGCCGGCCGCCGCCGCGCGAGTATGGGCGCGCCGCGACGCCATTCGCGAGGCGCTGGAGCTGGAGCTGTACGCGACGGATGAGTCCGTGCGTCCGGCAGCGCTCGCGCACCTGGGCGTCTTCCTGAGTCGCTCGCCAGCGCGCGTGGTGCTGGAGGCCATGGCGGGGCGGCCCGAGGCGGGCGATGCCGCCGTGGCCGCGTCCCTCAAGGCGGTGGCGACGCGGCGACAGACGTCCGTGGGGCAGCTGCTCTTGAACGAGGCGCGGCCCGCGGATGAGGCCCGCGTCAATCGCCTGTTCGCGGTGTACTCGCAGGAGTTGGACGCGCTGCGACCGCAGCTCACCTCGGCGGACGCGAGCGTGCGGCGCGGGGCGCTTGCTTCGTTGCGAATCTATGGCCCGCTGGCGCGCAAGGAGTTGGAGGCCGCGCTGGAGGATGACGACCGCCGCGCCCGCGAGCTGGCGGCACGTGCGCTGGCGGATGGCAGTGGGGGACGGGTGTATCTCGCGAAGCAGCTCCAGGCCGCGACGACTGGCGAGGGCGCGCGCCCATGGTTGGAGGTCCTGGCTCGCGACAAGGGCTGCGCGGCGCTGCTGCACGACGTGGCCTCGGACAAGGCCCGTCCGGCTGCGGTGCGCGGCGAGGCCGTGGCCCTGCTGGGTGAATGTCCCGAGACCTCGCGCGATATTCGGAAGCTGGGGAGCTACTTGTCGGATCGGGCCCCCGCGGTCCGCGCGGGAGCGGTGCGCGCGCTGGCGTCCATGCCTCGCAGTGCCGAGGGGGCGCAGGCCGCGGCGCGTGCGCTGGAAGACCCCGCGCCAGAAGTGGTGGCGGCGGCCCTGGATGCGGTGGCGGATCCTCGGCAGTCGACGCACGGGGATGATGCCGCGGAGTTGCTCGGTTCGGAGCATCCGGTGGTTCGTGCCGCCGCGGCCCGGGCGCTGGAGCGCATTGGTCGGCCGCCGCACGTCAAGGCGCTGGCCGAGTGTCTGCGCGAGGACCCCGTGGTGGAGGTGCGCGTGGCCGCGGCGCAGGCGCTGACGAACATTGGTGGGCCGCTCGCGGTCGCCGCGTTGTCCGCGGCGGTCAGCCACGATGCGGACAGCCATGTGCAGCATGTGTCGCGCGAGGGGCTGCGCCGGCTGGGCTTTACGCGGTAG
- a CDS encoding GGDEF domain-containing protein — MSEEKTSVHSISDLLGSAQQQSAYLIVISAKSAAGIGRMFKLDRSEVVLGRSSEAQFQVEDDGISRKHAKVVAIGDGRFQLVDLGSTNGTYLNGLKVSAAPLYDGDKIQIGSNTVLKFSIQDALEEQYQRSIYESATRDGLTRLYNKKYFMETLRKEFAYCLRHQVPLSLVLFDVDHFKRINDVYGHPAGDFVLTRIAQRVSDTVRTEDLLARYGGEEFALMLRESAEDAALACAERCRVAVDRSDFMFSGTPIKVSISLGVATLLDSDFSQPEDIIGAADKYLYRAKHAGRNRVDGRSISGP, encoded by the coding sequence ATGTCCGAGGAGAAAACTTCCGTCCATTCCATTTCGGACCTGCTGGGCAGCGCCCAGCAGCAGAGCGCGTACCTGATCGTCATCAGCGCCAAGTCCGCGGCGGGCATCGGACGGATGTTCAAGCTGGATCGCTCGGAAGTGGTGCTCGGTCGCTCGTCCGAGGCTCAGTTCCAGGTCGAGGACGACGGCATCTCGCGCAAGCACGCCAAGGTCGTGGCCATCGGCGATGGCCGCTTCCAGCTGGTGGACCTCGGCAGCACGAACGGCACCTATCTCAACGGGCTGAAGGTCAGCGCGGCGCCGCTCTACGACGGGGACAAGATCCAGATCGGCTCCAACACCGTCCTGAAGTTCTCCATCCAGGACGCGCTGGAGGAGCAGTACCAGCGCAGCATCTACGAGTCCGCCACCCGGGACGGCCTCACCCGGCTCTACAACAAGAAGTACTTCATGGAGACGCTGCGCAAGGAGTTCGCGTACTGCCTGCGTCATCAGGTGCCGCTGTCGCTGGTGCTGTTCGACGTGGACCACTTCAAGCGCATCAACGACGTCTATGGCCACCCGGCCGGAGACTTCGTGCTGACGCGCATCGCGCAGCGGGTGAGCGACACCGTGCGCACCGAGGACCTCCTGGCCCGCTACGGCGGAGAGGAGTTCGCCCTCATGCTGCGCGAGTCCGCCGAGGACGCCGCGCTCGCGTGCGCGGAGCGTTGCCGCGTGGCGGTGGACCGCAGCGACTTCATGTTCAGCGGCACGCCCATCAAGGTGTCCATCAGCCTGGGCGTGGCCACGCTGCTCGACTCGGACTTCTCCCAGCCCGAGGACATCATCGGCGCCGCGGACAAATACCTGTACCGGGCCAAGCACGCGGGCCGCAACCGCGTGGATGGCCGCAGCATCAGCGGCCCCTGA
- a CDS encoding asparaginase — protein sequence MPRVLLLHTGGTLGMAGGRPSALRPAAFFKTLRKRAPELFQLADIELELFCNVDSSEMQPELWSRMAAHLHQRLPHFDGAVVTHGTDTLAHTASALSFMLRNPPCPVVLTGSQRPLGEIRSDARLNLIDAVLSALQGPREVTICFDSHLYRGNRTRKVKVAEYDAFESPNFPVLGTLGVDATFEPGLKARGPFRLFERLDSRVFLLKVYPGLDPALPLQLLPHVKGFVVEAYGAGNFPIDPELGRSLRPLFTQARERGVPVLVVSQAHRNGVDLSLYESGAAALAEGAVGAADMTPSAALVKLMQGLAYHPNSPEALTRFLKTPVAGELTVGRMTVPPPSPARRRSARSARAK from the coding sequence ATGCCCAGAGTCCTGCTCCTTCACACCGGTGGAACCTTGGGGATGGCCGGAGGACGCCCGTCCGCCCTGCGTCCCGCGGCCTTCTTCAAGACGCTTCGCAAGCGCGCTCCAGAGCTGTTCCAGCTCGCCGACATCGAGCTGGAGCTGTTCTGCAACGTCGACAGCTCGGAGATGCAGCCCGAACTGTGGAGCCGCATGGCAGCACACCTTCATCAGCGCCTCCCCCATTTCGACGGGGCGGTGGTGACCCATGGCACGGACACGCTCGCCCACACAGCAAGCGCGCTGTCGTTCATGCTGCGCAACCCGCCCTGCCCCGTGGTGCTGACGGGCTCGCAGCGGCCGCTGGGGGAGATCCGCTCGGACGCGCGCCTCAACCTCATCGACGCGGTCCTCTCCGCGCTGCAGGGCCCGCGCGAGGTGACCATCTGCTTCGACTCGCACCTCTACCGGGGCAATCGCACGCGCAAGGTCAAGGTGGCCGAGTACGACGCCTTCGAGAGCCCCAACTTCCCGGTGCTGGGCACGCTGGGCGTGGACGCCACCTTCGAGCCGGGGCTCAAGGCACGCGGCCCCTTCCGCCTCTTCGAGCGGCTCGACTCGCGCGTCTTCCTCTTGAAGGTGTACCCGGGCCTGGACCCCGCGCTGCCGCTCCAGCTCCTGCCGCACGTGAAGGGGTTCGTGGTGGAGGCGTATGGGGCGGGGAACTTCCCCATTGATCCGGAGCTGGGCCGCTCGCTGCGCCCGCTGTTCACCCAGGCGCGAGAGCGCGGGGTCCCGGTGCTGGTGGTGAGTCAGGCGCACCGCAACGGGGTGGACCTGTCACTCTACGAGTCCGGCGCGGCGGCGCTGGCCGAGGGCGCGGTGGGAGCGGCGGACATGACCCCGTCGGCCGCCCTGGTGAAGCTGATGCAGGGGCTGGCCTACCACCCGAACTCTCCGGAGGCCCTCACCCGCTTCCTCAAGACCCCGGTGGCGGGCGAGCTGACCGTCGGGCGCATGACAGTTCCCCCACCCTCCCCGGCGCGGCGCCGGTCCGCGCGGTCCGCGCGAGCGAAGTGA
- a CDS encoding thioredoxin domain-containing protein, with protein sequence MLLPCWKRVVPLLAAMVLTGPACTQNPPSAAAPSPAPAPRESLATSVPLPTSPTGTVTPTSGTPAAAAPATPSSDPAAVLTGIPGMDFSALSPAAKRELATVMSDEFCYCGCPHTLGACLKGHTNCKHAKRMARLAARMVADGGPATEVIVTLSKYYASFREPRAQLKIDPRMCQGDPKAPVTVAEFSDFECPFCGKARPILEGFAKKNAGQVRFCYLPFPLSMHANAIPAGQAALWARDQGKFWEMHDALFEHQENLKPEALPALAKSLGLDGAKLAAVLKTDQYKQELEGFRAQGRTAAITGTPSVFFNGRFYDLGYEAEMLAHSLEDELEWRANNNAWSAD encoded by the coding sequence GTGCTCCTCCCCTGCTGGAAGCGTGTCGTTCCTCTGCTGGCCGCCATGGTCCTGACGGGCCCCGCCTGCACCCAGAACCCCCCGTCCGCCGCCGCGCCGTCGCCCGCTCCCGCCCCGCGCGAGTCCCTGGCCACCTCGGTGCCCCTGCCGACGTCGCCGACCGGCACCGTTACGCCTACCTCCGGAACGCCTGCCGCGGCCGCTCCAGCCACGCCGTCGTCGGATCCCGCCGCGGTGCTCACCGGCATCCCCGGGATGGACTTCTCGGCGCTCTCACCGGCCGCCAAGCGCGAGCTGGCCACGGTGATGAGCGACGAGTTCTGCTACTGCGGCTGCCCGCACACCCTGGGCGCCTGTCTCAAGGGTCACACGAACTGCAAGCATGCCAAGCGCATGGCCCGGCTGGCCGCGCGCATGGTGGCGGATGGCGGCCCGGCCACCGAGGTCATCGTCACGCTGTCCAAGTACTACGCCTCGTTCCGCGAGCCGCGCGCCCAGCTCAAGATTGATCCGCGCATGTGCCAGGGCGACCCCAAGGCCCCCGTGACGGTGGCCGAGTTCTCTGACTTCGAGTGCCCGTTCTGCGGCAAGGCCCGGCCCATCCTGGAGGGCTTCGCGAAGAAGAACGCGGGACAGGTGCGCTTCTGCTACCTGCCGTTCCCCCTGTCCATGCACGCCAACGCCATCCCCGCGGGGCAGGCGGCGCTCTGGGCGCGCGACCAGGGCAAGTTCTGGGAGATGCACGACGCCCTCTTCGAGCACCAGGAGAACCTCAAGCCCGAGGCGCTCCCCGCGCTGGCCAAGTCGCTGGGCCTGGATGGCGCCAAGCTGGCCGCGGTGCTGAAGACGGACCAGTACAAGCAGGAGCTGGAGGGGTTCCGCGCCCAGGGGCGCACGGCCGCCATCACCGGCACGCCGTCCGTGTTCTTCAACGGGCGCTTCTACGACCTGGGATATGAGGCGGAGATGCTCGCCCACAGCCTGGAGGACGAGCTGGAGTGGCGCGCCAACAACAACGCATGGTCCGCTGACTGA
- a CDS encoding DUF4388 domain-containing protein codes for MTQRFRIEGASQLVPEDRMGPAPLSGRSGAYTLVPTTPDLLVFSRTPPQGGSIPTPRVVLAGDAGGFPLSDLIAFLSQSRWSGVIRVHTPGGERTVLFREGEVRGASSDDPADRLGEVLVRLGYVERAVVEQVLREQPPSKVGRALVERGVLQAHDLFKCVTHQVSEIFHAIVLCREGAFFLIDQPMDEKTGHTIQLSTQSLLMDSIRKIDEMAHFRKRIPHGRLYVTRKRPSDGKLEEDEDRVLALLDGRRTILELGHAAKLSEFDATKVVFRLLEGGFAALSDKPTGVVPVAAPVEKRPVAPVPATRPAPTPRPAPVDARPVARVFNFIFREIRDEVSRQGMDREFIAAANAALSGQALSSSPVLEGLAFAADGSLPEAQLMEAFERHRAQLGSEPLASFKQALSDVMFFLLFQAGELLESRADEDLARRVKELLATLEAS; via the coding sequence ATGACGCAACGCTTCCGCATCGAAGGGGCCTCGCAGCTCGTTCCCGAGGACCGCATGGGGCCGGCGCCGCTGTCGGGGCGCTCGGGCGCGTACACGCTGGTGCCCACCACGCCGGACCTGCTCGTCTTCTCTCGTACGCCGCCGCAAGGGGGCTCCATCCCCACGCCGCGCGTGGTGCTGGCGGGTGACGCCGGCGGCTTCCCGCTGTCGGACCTCATCGCGTTCCTGAGCCAGTCGCGCTGGAGCGGCGTCATCCGGGTGCACACGCCGGGCGGCGAGCGAACGGTCCTGTTTCGCGAGGGCGAGGTGCGCGGCGCCAGCTCGGATGATCCGGCGGATCGTCTGGGCGAGGTGCTCGTGCGCCTGGGCTACGTGGAGCGCGCTGTCGTCGAGCAGGTGCTGCGCGAGCAGCCGCCCTCGAAGGTGGGGCGCGCGCTGGTGGAGCGGGGCGTGCTTCAGGCGCATGACCTGTTCAAGTGCGTCACGCACCAGGTCAGTGAGATCTTCCACGCCATCGTGCTGTGCCGCGAAGGTGCCTTCTTCCTCATCGATCAGCCGATGGACGAGAAGACGGGCCACACCATCCAGCTCTCCACGCAGAGTCTGCTGATGGACAGCATCCGGAAGATCGACGAGATGGCGCACTTCCGGAAGCGCATCCCCCACGGGCGCCTGTACGTCACGCGCAAGCGCCCCTCGGACGGCAAGCTGGAGGAAGACGAGGACCGGGTGCTGGCCCTGCTGGACGGGCGGCGCACCATCCTGGAGCTGGGGCACGCGGCGAAGCTGTCCGAGTTCGACGCGACCAAGGTCGTCTTTCGGCTGCTGGAGGGGGGCTTCGCGGCGCTGTCGGACAAGCCGACGGGTGTGGTTCCCGTGGCCGCGCCCGTGGAGAAGCGTCCGGTTGCGCCCGTGCCGGCGACGCGTCCTGCGCCTACGCCTCGGCCCGCTCCGGTGGATGCGCGCCCGGTCGCGCGTGTCTTCAACTTCATCTTCCGCGAGATTCGCGACGAGGTGTCGCGGCAGGGCATGGACCGCGAGTTCATCGCCGCGGCCAATGCGGCGCTCTCCGGCCAGGCGCTGTCGTCCTCGCCCGTGTTGGAGGGCCTGGCCTTCGCAGCGGATGGCAGCCTGCCCGAGGCTCAGCTGATGGAGGCGTTTGAGCGCCACCGCGCACAGCTCGGCAGCGAGCCGCTGGCGTCCTTCAAGCAGGCACTCAGTGACGTGATGTTCTTCCTCCTCTTCCAAGCCGGCGAGCTGTTGGAGTCCCGCGCGGATGAGGATCTCGCCCGCCGCGTGAAAGAGCTTCTCGCGACCCTCGAGGCATCGTGA
- a CDS encoding tRNA pseudouridine(13) synthase TruD — MTDSSLPRLTADVPGCGGGFKLAPEDFEVEELPAYLPSGDGTHLYLWIEKRGRDTREVVRALSQSLGVREDDVGVAGMKDRHAVTRQWLSVPAVAEPRLGEFSLDGVRVLEARRHGNKLRTGHLRGNRFRLRVRDVKDVEAARETFARLSAQGVPNYFGEQRFGRAGDNADQGKLLVLGQRLPKRPDRFQRKLFLSAFQSRLFNRALVLRLQAGTFATALLGDVLRKEETGGLFVCEAPEVDGPRVASFEVSPAGPLFGPKMTAAQGEVAELEARLLVEEGVTPSDFLRGGGETEGSRRPYRVRLGSPVLTPEGGDLWLTFELPRGSYATEVLHELLKDG, encoded by the coding sequence GTGACGGACAGCAGTCTCCCGCGGTTGACCGCGGACGTTCCCGGTTGTGGTGGTGGTTTCAAGCTGGCTCCCGAGGACTTCGAGGTGGAGGAGCTTCCCGCCTACCTCCCGTCCGGAGACGGCACGCACCTGTATCTCTGGATAGAGAAGCGCGGGCGCGACACGCGCGAGGTGGTGCGCGCGCTGTCCCAGTCGCTCGGCGTGCGCGAGGACGACGTGGGCGTGGCGGGCATGAAGGACCGTCACGCCGTCACGCGCCAGTGGTTGTCCGTGCCCGCCGTCGCCGAGCCTCGCCTGGGGGAGTTCTCCCTGGACGGCGTGCGCGTGCTGGAGGCGCGGCGGCATGGCAACAAGCTCAGGACGGGCCACCTGCGCGGCAACCGCTTCCGCCTGCGCGTGCGCGACGTGAAGGACGTGGAGGCGGCGCGCGAGACGTTCGCGCGGCTGTCCGCGCAAGGCGTGCCCAACTACTTCGGGGAGCAGCGCTTCGGCCGGGCCGGCGACAACGCGGACCAGGGCAAGTTGCTCGTCCTGGGACAGCGGCTGCCCAAGCGGCCGGATCGCTTCCAGCGCAAGCTGTTCCTGTCCGCCTTCCAGTCGCGGCTGTTCAATCGCGCGCTGGTGTTGCGCCTGCAAGCCGGGACGTTCGCCACCGCCCTGCTCGGAGACGTGCTGCGCAAGGAGGAGACGGGTGGCCTGTTCGTCTGCGAGGCCCCCGAGGTGGATGGCCCTCGCGTGGCCTCGTTCGAGGTGAGCCCCGCCGGTCCGCTGTTCGGTCCGAAGATGACGGCCGCGCAGGGCGAGGTCGCCGAACTGGAGGCGCGCTTGCTCGTGGAGGAGGGCGTCACCCCGAGCGACTTCCTGCGGGGCGGCGGCGAGACGGAGGGCAGTCGCCGGCCCTATCGCGTGCGCCTGGGCTCGCCCGTGCTCACGCCCGAGGGCGGAGACCTGTGGCTGACGTTCGAGCTGCCCCGCGGCTCCTACGCCACCGAGGTCCTCCACGAGCTGCTGAAGGACGGCTGA
- a CDS encoding OmpA family protein, giving the protein MKRLSLAALLLLLSSACVSGNKIRADTQVLQADVERARRSGALRCAPAELATAEANLDFARGELSQGDSTRAAQHVRTADVSIKRALELSKNCGPRQVLVRDRPEPQPTPQAQPQQPKVQPQPQQPSQVVVIEETDRDGDGVLDKDDPCPDQPEDKDGFQDEDGCPELDNDNDGIPDAADKCPLNPGVAENNGCPQEAPKDRDGDGIFDNVDKCPDQAEDKDGFQDEDGCPELDNDADGIVDSSDKCPNEAGPLQNLGCPIVDKDGDGINDDKDKCPDEPEDKDGFQDEDGCPDLDNDSDGLPDGQDKCPLQAGPAENGGCPDTDKDNDGVVDRLDACPDQPGVKEERGCAKQYKLVVVTRDRIEIKKQILFGSGSAKIIGKQSLAILDDVAAALRDAPYIKKVRIEGHTDSMGNDTANLKLSQKRADAVMAQLLRRGIDPGRAEAVGFGETKPIAPNNTKAGRAQNRRTEFNIVDQ; this is encoded by the coding sequence ATGAAGCGTCTGTCCCTTGCAGCGCTGCTCCTCTTGCTGTCCTCCGCCTGTGTCAGCGGCAACAAGATTCGCGCGGACACCCAGGTGCTCCAGGCGGACGTCGAGCGCGCCCGGCGCAGCGGCGCCCTGCGATGCGCCCCTGCGGAGCTGGCCACCGCCGAGGCGAACCTCGACTTCGCCCGAGGCGAGCTGAGCCAGGGCGACAGCACCCGCGCCGCCCAGCACGTTCGCACCGCGGACGTGTCCATCAAGCGCGCGCTCGAGCTGTCCAAGAACTGCGGCCCGCGCCAGGTGCTGGTGCGAGACCGCCCTGAGCCGCAGCCCACGCCGCAGGCCCAGCCTCAGCAGCCGAAGGTCCAGCCGCAGCCCCAGCAGCCCTCGCAGGTCGTCGTCATCGAGGAGACGGACCGCGACGGCGACGGCGTGCTGGACAAGGACGACCCCTGCCCTGATCAGCCCGAGGACAAGGACGGCTTCCAGGACGAGGACGGCTGCCCCGAGCTGGACAACGACAACGACGGCATCCCGGACGCGGCCGACAAGTGCCCGCTCAACCCCGGCGTGGCCGAGAACAACGGCTGCCCGCAGGAAGCGCCCAAGGACCGCGACGGCGACGGCATCTTCGACAACGTCGACAAGTGCCCCGACCAGGCCGAGGACAAGGACGGCTTCCAGGACGAGGACGGCTGCCCTGAGCTGGACAACGACGCCGACGGCATCGTCGACAGCTCGGACAAGTGCCCCAACGAGGCCGGTCCGCTGCAGAACCTGGGCTGCCCCATCGTCGACAAGGACGGCGACGGCATCAACGACGACAAGGACAAGTGCCCGGACGAGCCCGAGGACAAGGACGGCTTCCAGGACGAGGACGGTTGTCCAGATCTCGACAATGACAGCGACGGTCTGCCGGACGGTCAGGACAAGTGCCCGCTCCAGGCCGGCCCTGCGGAGAACGGCGGCTGCCCGGACACGGACAAGGACAACGACGGCGTGGTGGACCGCCTGGATGCCTGCCCGGATCAGCCCGGCGTCAAGGAGGAGCGAGGCTGCGCCAAGCAGTACAAGCTCGTCGTCGTCACCCGGGATCGCATCGAGATCAAGAAGCAGATCCTCTTCGGTTCCGGGTCCGCGAAGATCATCGGCAAGCAGAGCCTCGCCATCCTGGACGACGTGGCCGCGGCGCTCCGTGATGCGCCCTACATCAAGAAGGTGCGCATCGAGGGCCACACCGACTCGATGGGCAACGACACGGCCAACCTGAAGCTGTCGCAGAAGCGAGCGGACGCGGTCATGGCGCAGCTACTGCGTCGGGGCATCGACCCGGGTCGCGCGGAGGCTGTGGGCTTCGGAGAGACGAAGCCCATCGCGCCCAACAACACCAAGGCCGGCCGCGCGCAGAACCGCCGCACCGAGTTCAACATCGTCGACCAGTAG
- a CDS encoding DUF4398 domain-containing protein, which translates to MKRLSVLLTVAGALAACGPVKTTANLLDAEVQIQAARTAGAEKEAPYEWTAANLYLQKAREEVGYSDYQSGVDFAVKAARFANEAREKSMAAAGSDAPARPQNP; encoded by the coding sequence ATGAAGAGGCTGTCGGTCCTGTTGACGGTAGCGGGTGCGCTGGCCGCATGCGGCCCGGTGAAGACCACCGCGAACCTCCTCGATGCCGAGGTGCAGATTCAAGCCGCGCGCACCGCTGGCGCGGAGAAGGAGGCGCCCTACGAGTGGACCGCCGCCAATCTCTACCTGCAGAAGGCGCGCGAAGAGGTGGGCTACTCGGACTATCAGTCCGGCGTGGACTTCGCGGTGAAGGCCGCCCGCTTCGCCAACGAAGCGCGTGAGAAGTCCATGGCCGCGGCCGGCAGCGACGCACCCGCCCGTCCCCAGAACCCGTGA
- a CDS encoding HEAT repeat domain-containing protein, whose product MRPSARSILVLLALLGASPTLGATSTAVKKAEHRMEADEVVAQVIRGGTVAAALSRLHYLREEDYAAAEISEQMRRVVDERARRNLASLLAGLGSRAGERALVQLTSDADGSVRMSAAQGLARLRSRVVEPVLPLLQDKSSGVRREAARALGASGNPKMGRVLVSAAKDETDLEVRAAMLASAGETGDKKQIPALKAYLDSGSEGTRFAAARGLVRLDAPEGVAFAGKLLASTDKFVRRQGLELYEGVSAKKSARALEPLLEDKERALAAAAARILYQGGDASMLDWLVLASWNAKGTDKLVYEKELETLQLADDKRKAILRKAGVAK is encoded by the coding sequence GTGCGCCCCTCCGCCCGTTCCATCCTCGTCCTCCTCGCGCTGCTGGGGGCCTCTCCCACCTTGGGCGCTACGTCCACCGCGGTGAAGAAGGCCGAACACCGCATGGAGGCCGACGAGGTGGTGGCCCAGGTCATCCGGGGCGGGACGGTGGCGGCGGCGCTGTCCCGGCTGCACTACCTGCGCGAGGAGGACTACGCGGCCGCGGAGATCTCCGAGCAGATGCGCCGAGTCGTCGATGAGCGCGCGCGCCGCAACCTCGCATCGCTGCTCGCGGGCCTGGGGTCTCGGGCCGGAGAGCGGGCGCTGGTGCAGCTCACGTCGGACGCGGACGGCTCGGTGCGCATGTCCGCGGCGCAGGGGCTGGCGCGGCTTCGCAGCCGGGTCGTGGAGCCGGTGTTGCCGCTGCTGCAGGACAAGAGCAGTGGCGTGCGCCGCGAGGCGGCCCGGGCGCTCGGGGCGTCGGGCAACCCGAAGATGGGGCGCGTGCTGGTGTCCGCGGCGAAGGACGAGACGGACCTGGAGGTCCGCGCCGCCATGCTGGCGTCCGCCGGAGAGACGGGCGACAAGAAGCAGATCCCCGCGCTGAAGGCGTACCTGGACAGTGGCTCGGAGGGCACGCGCTTCGCGGCGGCCAGGGGCCTGGTCCGGCTGGATGCGCCCGAGGGCGTGGCCTTCGCGGGCAAGCTGCTCGCCTCGACCGACAAGTTCGTGCGGCGCCAGGGCCTGGAACTCTACGAGGGCGTGTCCGCGAAGAAGTCCGCGCGCGCGCTGGAGCCGCTCTTGGAGGACAAGGAGCGCGCGCTGGCCGCGGCCGCCGCGCGCATCCTGTACCAGGGCGGGGATGCCTCCATGCTCGACTGGCTGGTGCTGGCGTCGTGGAACGCGAAGGGGACGGACAAGCTCGTCTACGAGAAGGAGCTGGAGACGCTTCAGCTCGCGGACGACAAGCGCAAGGCCATCCTGCGCAAGGCGGGTGTGGCGAAATGA